One Lysinibacillus fusiformis genomic window carries:
- a CDS encoding ferredoxin reductase family protein, which produces MKSFKGILFIIIIMCSSALLWYFATPNETISVINKLSHMIAGLAITGFFLVFLLSTRMKFIERWFHGLEHVYVTHKYLAILSLGLVILHGQLQDMVPDWDEVRETHLTELAKDFGELAQNGFIALILIALFAKFLKYEHWRIIHRLLLIPYAFGLYHAYFSSRYDLLQPTPLGIFTASTATIGFMSALYMLTMYQDMRFKHTGKITGIRKIASSAVELELTLDKKLPYRNGQFIFLKIFQEGLEKASHPFSISGGDEQKIFITIKALGDFTKKVNALIQLNTSVAIEGPYGHLNFEAGNQQQLWVAGGVGITPFLSYLKSTPSNQDIELFYTYRGQDDAIHKDFLHDFAKNNPHFKVNFIDTTQMDRLSFEHYMVPADTSIFMCGPKKMVKRFAKQFKTHNRDADLNVEAFKFR; this is translated from the coding sequence ATGAAATCTTTTAAAGGAATTTTATTTATAATAATTATTATGTGTAGTAGCGCTTTACTATGGTATTTTGCGACGCCTAATGAGACAATTTCTGTCATTAATAAGCTCAGCCATATGATTGCAGGCTTGGCCATTACTGGATTCTTTTTAGTATTTTTATTATCTACAAGAATGAAATTCATCGAACGTTGGTTCCATGGTTTAGAGCATGTCTATGTGACCCATAAATATTTGGCGATTCTATCTTTAGGGTTAGTGATTTTACATGGGCAATTACAAGATATGGTACCTGACTGGGATGAAGTGAGAGAAACTCATCTCACCGAATTGGCCAAAGATTTTGGGGAACTCGCACAAAATGGCTTTATCGCACTTATTTTGATTGCACTCTTTGCCAAATTTCTGAAATACGAGCACTGGCGCATCATCCATCGGTTATTACTCATCCCTTATGCATTTGGTCTCTATCACGCTTATTTTTCCAGTCGCTATGATTTATTGCAGCCAACGCCTTTAGGCATTTTTACCGCAAGCACTGCAACGATCGGATTCATGTCTGCGCTATACATGCTCACGATGTATCAGGACATGCGATTTAAGCACACAGGGAAAATTACTGGCATCCGAAAAATTGCTTCAAGCGCCGTTGAACTAGAATTAACACTCGATAAAAAACTACCTTACCGCAATGGTCAATTTATCTTTTTGAAAATATTTCAAGAAGGCTTAGAGAAAGCATCTCACCCCTTCTCCATTTCAGGTGGAGATGAGCAGAAAATATTCATCACCATAAAGGCACTTGGCGATTTTACGAAAAAAGTGAATGCACTGATTCAATTGAACACATCCGTAGCCATTGAAGGTCCCTATGGCCATCTAAACTTTGAGGCTGGCAATCAACAGCAACTATGGGTAGCGGGTGGCGTCGGCATTACGCCCTTTTTATCGTATTTAAAATCGACGCCCTCAAATCAAGATATTGAATTATTCTATACCTATCGCGGTCAGGACGACGCGATCCATAAAGATTTTTTACATGACTTTGCAAAAAATAATCCACATTTCAAAGTGAACTTTATTGATACCACGCAAATGGACAGGCTTTCCTTTGAACATTACATGGTGCCCGCCGATACCAGCATTTTTATGTGTGGTCCTAAAAAAATGGTGAAACGCTTCGCGAAGCAATTCAAAACCCACAACCGCGACGCCGACCTCAACGTTGAAGCCTTTAAATTTAGATGA